In Paenarthrobacter sp. GOM3, a single window of DNA contains:
- a CDS encoding LacI family DNA-binding transcriptional regulator has protein sequence MAASTLSEVARLAGVSLATASRVLNGSSRKPAEDIAERVREAADKLGYVPNAQAQALAKSSSGLIGLIVHDIADPYFSAIARGVQEAARQQNRMVLLASTSGAASDEREAVAAFAARRADSIVIAGSRSVRAEDQQGNAELAAELDRYCRNGGHVGVVGHPIVGASASEGYHVVKVPNEELAAGLAAELVDAHDGPFLIIAGPEGLYTSDDRVRGFQRGLADAGRPPAEVIRTGFNRAGGYDAGLALAERIKSSEERLCIFAVNDVMAIGVTAALRPEGVWIPRDATIAGFDDIETLRDFRPALSTVHLPLEDIGRLAAGDPDTPPVSGVVKLRRSTEAPTAEAPATDAPVKSQA, from the coding sequence GTGGCCGCCAGCACACTTAGTGAAGTTGCCCGTTTAGCCGGGGTTTCCCTGGCTACGGCATCCCGGGTCCTCAACGGCTCATCCCGTAAGCCGGCGGAAGACATCGCCGAGCGCGTCCGCGAGGCCGCCGATAAGCTCGGCTATGTCCCCAATGCGCAGGCACAGGCGCTCGCGAAGTCCAGTTCCGGGCTGATAGGCCTGATCGTCCACGACATCGCCGATCCCTACTTCTCGGCAATAGCCCGCGGCGTGCAGGAAGCCGCCCGGCAGCAGAACCGCATGGTGTTGTTGGCAAGCACCTCTGGCGCCGCTTCCGACGAGCGGGAGGCAGTAGCTGCCTTCGCTGCCCGCCGTGCGGACTCCATCGTGATCGCTGGTTCACGCTCCGTTCGTGCTGAGGACCAGCAGGGTAATGCCGAGCTCGCCGCCGAGTTGGACCGATACTGCCGCAACGGCGGACATGTGGGCGTGGTGGGGCACCCCATCGTCGGCGCTTCCGCCTCAGAGGGCTACCACGTGGTGAAGGTCCCCAACGAGGAACTCGCGGCTGGCCTCGCCGCAGAATTGGTTGACGCTCATGATGGCCCGTTCCTGATCATCGCCGGCCCCGAAGGCCTGTACACCTCCGACGACAGGGTCCGCGGCTTCCAGCGCGGACTCGCCGACGCCGGAAGGCCGCCGGCCGAGGTCATCCGCACCGGCTTCAATCGTGCGGGAGGATACGACGCCGGCCTGGCGCTCGCGGAACGGATCAAGTCTTCCGAAGAACGGCTCTGCATCTTCGCGGTCAACGACGTCATGGCCATCGGAGTCACAGCCGCGCTTCGACCGGAAGGGGTATGGATTCCCCGCGATGCCACCATCGCCGGCTTTGACGATATCGAGACCCTGCGCGACTTCCGGCCGGCGTTGTCCACGGTCCACCTGCCGCTTGAGGATATTGGTCGCCTCGCTGCCGGAGACCCGGATACGCCACCTGTCAGCGGCGTGGTCAAGCTTCGCCGCAGCACGGAGGCTCCGACTGCAGAAGCTCCGGCTACAGATGCTCCGGTGAAATCCCAGGCGTGA